The Musa acuminata AAA Group cultivar baxijiao chromosome BXJ1-8, Cavendish_Baxijiao_AAA, whole genome shotgun sequence genomic sequence GACGGTAAAGGATATCACATAAGATTGAGCTGGAAACATACTTGGAAGGAACTTGATGCGGTCTGCACCTGTTTAAGCCGTAACCTCGGGGTGGTACGGCTCGGTtcaggggtccggatgtcgggtcgGCCGACGAGGTGGCGGCTCGGGTTAGCAGCTCAGGTTGGCAGGTCGAGCGTCTCGgttcgacccctccgacgaccaagttagcgatgtggagggggttttggaggagGAGATGGCGCCATACAAGTGTGGAGTGTGAGTATGAGTGTGCCTCCCCCTTCTCTTCCAACGAATGAGAGGATATTTATAGGGTATTCTGCTTGATGTGTCTCGGTCAACGTGTTGGACTTGATCTTTACAGGATATTAATATGTCTCGATCAACGTGTTAGTCCGTTTGATCAAGACTGAGGCGTGATGCGACATCTGGGACAGGTGATGTCAGCTccagtcttgtcgccattattttCCTCATCAAACTCAGATGGAAGGCAAGTAGATTGACCATATACAGCTTATGTTGTCACCGAATGCTGACCTGATGAGTCACCAACTATTCTGATGATCGACACACACATTCCACCTCATCATATTATGACCCACAAGTTTGCCTCGAAGGCTCATAAGCTTTATCAACAACTGTTCTAAAGTGTTTTGGGTAATTCAAATGGAGATGATCTGAAGTTAAGCAAACAGGAAAGTTGCATGTTTCCTTTCTTTTACTTCTCATTAGATACTTGGCATCTGTCTTCTCCAAGCTTGGCTAAACCATCACAAGGGTGCCCATCAATTTCCATTGTTGTTCTCTTTCTTTTGGCAGGGACTCAATTATTGTTGCCCACATCTCCTTCTCAGAGCAATTGGACAGAACAATTACTCTACAACAAGAATTAGACAGCCACAAGCAGAGAACATTTCCTGGAAGTCATAATAAGAAGTATTACGATCCAAAATGGCACTCTAATTCGTCTTCTTTCCCAATGCTTTGGCACTGCATGATGTCAGGAGAGAAGAGTTCAAGTACGACCGGCAACCTTGTCTTGCACCCTTCAACAAAGACAAAGCAGAAAGCAAATGGAACACGTTATGCCATCTTAATTTGCAGGCTTCGATGGTGAAAAGTATTCTGGAAGAATCGGATGCCTCTGCAAGGCAGTATGTTTCTCTGTTGATTCTTTATATTATTTTTCCTTGTTTTTTCTAACATCATTTTCACGGGAAAAAAAATGGTTTATCGATCTTAAATTTGTATAGATCTATCTTGTGGACTTAGGTGATCATATTATAAACTTGGTATTAGTAAATATAATAGAAAGGAAAGATATGTTAAAGAATATAATAGGAAGATGTCAATCTTGATGTTGGATAACAAAATAGGAGGAGGCTTCTCAAATAGTATCTTTCATAATCATCTGTCTGTCCAAAGTTTCTTCTCCTTAAAAAAATCATCTCTATTATTTTTCACTTCTTTTATTACCTcataagtgataaaaaaaattactttttcaTTTAAACATGATGGTCATATCACTTACTACATGGTAGAACAATTTACAATGTGTCAAGAAGAAGCTCGAAGAGCAGGACATGTCTTACTTACCACGTATTTCCCTCTCTAGGATACCTGGCAGACCCACATCAAATAATTGCAACCTTTCAGAGCATTAAAGCTGGCAGTATCCCatgagaagaaagagaaaagtgaGATTGAGCTGTTGTGGTATTAAGATTTAAGCCCATTGTATGATCTGCGATGACTGCTAATGTTACCTTCACTGTTGTGGTTCATATTGATGTCCAAGCCCATCTCAGTAGTCATTCTACTGAGGTCAAACTTGATGGTTGGTTTGAGCTGCAAACTCATAGTTCAATGGTGAGAAACACATCTATTGCCTCATCCAGGAAGCCTCACCTAATTGATGGGTTCTACCCCAGTTTGAAGAGCAAtggatgtgagagagagagagagagttcccaTTGTACCTCCAACGTGCAAGTGACAGAAGAAGCCAAAGAATACCAAACGCGCATCGATCAAGGGAGGAACCTCCTCGGAACAAGAAGAAAGCTACAGAGCTTCTGGCGGTGACCTTCCGATGCTTCTTCTGACACGGCCGGGCCTGAAACTTGGTGACGAGATGCCGAGGCTTCGGTAGAACACAGGCTGTAGCCTCCGTCGAAGCCATCACATCACACCATTGTTCCCATCAGACTCCAACCTGAAGACTATGAACTCAGTAACAATGTGCAGCTATCTCGACAGAGACGACTGCCATCTCGGTGAGTTGAGTTGGTGTCATGGTGATGCACTTCTGATATAAGCTTTTATCGCCGACGCAATGTTGAGGACCATCATGCTGATGTACTCATGATGCGAGCTATCCTATAGAACACGTGCTTCATCTCGAGGCCTTCTAACTCGGTGAGTCGTGTGGGTCAGTGACTCGGCTCGACTCGTTATCTCTAGTCGTCTGAGTCCACTCAGATTCCAAGATCACAAATCATGTGTATTAGACGTGACCACTAATTGGCACAGTGAATCAACTCATTAACCACCTTTTGCTTGTGGAAGGCTTTTTTGGTTGCTTCCAATTAAAACTAATAGTCACATATAAAATTAAAggataaatgatgaagatgagaTTTACATATTCTCATAAGTGGAtaaaacaagaaaagagttagagAGATGGTTGTCAGATTAAATCAAATTACATCACATCCATGAGGAGGTATATATATCATaagaaaatcatatatcacatgaatGTCAAATCATGAATCTCAAACAAAAACAATTATTCTTGATTATAATCATATCATATATTTTGTCATAGCGTGTGGTTATATTGCAGAAATAAGATATGGGAATGATAAttttcgtcttcttcttcatgaTTATGTTTACAATTGTTTGGCTCTTTTCATTGGCAGCATGTCAAACTCAGGCTGTTGTTTCACCCTCACTCCCCACTACAACAAATTTTGTGGTCTACACTTGGTTTCAGGGCGAGTGCTTTCCATCATTTCCTTGGAAACACCACTAGTTGCCTCTTGCTTGGTAGGTGCTTCACCATACATTGTAATGCCATCTGACTTTTGACATTGAGCATCTACCAGTAGCATATGAGATATTGATATGTGAAGATGACACTCCACCTGAAGTTGCATTACCAACATGGAAGTCAAACAGTGGAAACTGAATCAACCACAGAAGATATTTTCTTCATTCTTCTTCCCTGATTTATAATTGAAGAGCCTAAAACAACCTCTCTCCTCCATGTATTACTTCCATCCCCATTCCCTTCTCCATCAGCAAAGATTTGTCTAGCTTTTCTGAAGAAGACATGACAGGTCACAGCATAATAAGTTAGCACTGTGATAGACTGTTCCTTGTTCTTCTCTCTAGTAGGATCCAACAAGAAGAAGACAATCTTTGTTGGCTGAAAGAAAAAGGAATGGAATGGGGTTGTATATTTGATGGTAGGAGGAACTAAAGGAAATTAGCTGTCAGCAGCTTCTGCAGGAGATAAAACAAACCAACACTTTATTACCCGAAGCATGCAGTCTCACTTCAGTGTATACATCCAACGTAGATTACATCCAAAGGAAATTACTTAGACATGTAGTGTGCATGCTAATTTTGCTCGGTGCAAAACAGGTTCTTTCTGACATCGAAGTCCCACAAGCGAAAAAGGAGAGCAGCGAGTGGCCAAATCCCCACCATCCTGTTATTTAAACTCCCCGATAGAAGAGAGAAGCTGAGAGGTGGAAGAAGACACCACAACCAACCAACCATGCACTGCTGCTTCTAACCTTTCCACCTAATTCATCGTCTCCACGCAGAGCCATGCTGCAGCTGCTGTCCGCCATGAGGAGGAGGCTGAGATGGCCCAAGAAGCGCAGCGCGCGGGTGTTCGACGAGGCGGCGCTGGCGCTCGCCCCCGAGGTCgaagcggtggcggcggcggagagACGACGCCCGTGGGGAGGAGGTCTGGCGATGCTGCTGGCCCTCGCGCGTGCGCCGCTGGCGGCAGCGTCTTGCCTCGCGTGCCACGCCGACGACATGGAAGCGCGTGGGCAGCTCCATGCAGCGGAATTAGGCGACCTAATGGTGGGAGAAGCCATGCGTTTCGCCATATATCTGTAGATATCATGATGTATCGAAGCACTTAGAAGGAGAAGACAGGATTTTGGATGGGTTCTTGGCTTCATCATGGTGTTCGCTTCAGATCATGTTGTGTGTGATTACTGGTGACCTAAGGAGGATTACAAAATTAGGATTCATATCTTTGTGCAATTCTTGTTGTTCTTCttattttgctttcttcttttgtgtgattcacatagattagacaaacaTAATTTGGAGATATCCAAGCTTCAATTTACATTCAAGAAACCATGATAATTATCTCAAGAAATATTCTCGAGGAGATCAATGATTACCAGCTGTTTGGAACTTATTCTGATGGCATCTCAGTCCCCTTTCTGTGAGTTCTATTATGTCACTTTCCTTCTCAACAAGTCTGAACATGTGTGAAGGGGATGCAGCTTTCCAATGTGTCACATGGATTGATCACATGATTCAGAATATTCTTGTTCTTTCATGATACAAAGGTAATGGGAGGCCAACACAATCCACCTCATGATAGAAAAAGAGTTTTCCTTTACTGCTCCTTCAATGAACCAAATGCAGTCTTTATTTGAGACATTTGGTGATTAGTGAGTCCACGTAATGAATGAAAATTAATCAAAAATAACAAATAGATAAGATTGTCCAAGGAAAGAAAGGCTGGGACAAGATTGcactatattttatctttttctaaCTGAGATTTATATTCATAACAAGTGGAGTTGCATTATTGTTTCATTGTTCTTTTCAACTTGTGATTCTTTTGATTAattccatatttgaagaataaagaagaaaataaattatatgtattAAGACAATAAGTAGTAGTAGTGGTAATTCCAAGATTACCTCTTCTATGTTCTTTGTTTGTGCCCTTCTTTTATAGTGTTGttctatatacatatgtgtatgatATGTTATTTCAATTAAAAAATAACTGAAATATTGAGAGAAGAGTTTTGAACTTTATATATTATACCCGATTATGATTACTCCTTTGTGATTACGATTTAATCCTAAAGTCAGAGTCTTTATTTTTAATGGTGAAATATTTCTTATTAGATATTGTTTTATGTcttgttatattattttatatttcatgTTTAATTTTATTGTATATATTATTTGTATGTTTacactattttatttttatatcaactctattctattattaaattatatcagCTACATGAATAATAATTCAATGTCCTTGACAGCCCTccctaattttatatatatatatatatatatatatatatatatatatatatatatatatatatatatatatatatatatatatatatatatatacacacacacacacacacatacaccccTGTGAAATGGGAATTTTCATTTAATTCCATTCTAAGAAACAATCATACATCAATATCACAACTAGTttcattattaaatatatattgaaCATATGATCAAAACTGTTTCAAGAactaattatcataaaaaataaaaacacaaaGCTAATAAGTCACCAAGAACCTTGCATTTTGCAACTTGTAGCATTCTTGGTGATTTCATCCTCAACATCCCTTGAGAGGCTTGTAAAGTAGCTCTGATCATATTGAAGTAGATATGTTCAGAAGTCTTCAAGAGCTTTGCATATTGATTTAGATCATCAAAGTCAATATATAAACATGGCATCATTCTCGGAGTTTTTCCAAACAATTGTAATGgaagtaaaaaaacaaaaacatcaaTATATGGCTCACACACTGTCAAAGTTCCACAGGAAGATCTGATGCTCACAAAATAGTAGACTGAACAGAAGAATGAAGCTCCATAatgtaaaattaatattaatattttcatacaAAAAGAATAGCCAGGAACAGGAATAATCTGATTAGCATCTTGACACTGATGGCCGAAATTGCTGGTGTACATGCACACAAATGAAATTGAGTATCGAGAACTCAGACAAGCAGGAGAGAAACACAGGCCAGTGCCAGTGACACGAACAATGAAGAAACTAATCGCAGTGCGCCCGAGAGCTGCGAAGGagatggtgcaatatctgctgcaGCAGGGTTCAGTGCCAGTTTTGGAGCCACAGGAGGGAGAGGCGGCTCCACTACATCGGAGACATCAAGGACTGGCATCGGAGATAGGGCCGGTGGCAATGACTGTGGACTAATTAATTGTAGTAGACCACCACCTTGTGCTGGACTCATGTAACTTGGTGCATTCTTCCCCATTTTCCTGCAAGAATTTCCTGCAAATTCAAAGTGGTAGCTACATTCAATTCTTGCTGGacatatttcaaataaataaataacatggctGAATTATTTGTGAAGCATGTCATTAGTAAATTGCCATGTCCAATAAGTTCTACAAGTATATgttcaatcatcatatgaagaacaACAAGAAATGAGGATAAAGTACGCATACTTTTATATGTGCTAGCTGTTGCTGGGAAGTCAGTGATGATCCCATCCACTCCAGCCCCCTGGACATAAGTATTAATCTCTACAGTTGCATCAGAGAAGAAGTCCCATGGTTGAGCTACAAATTCATTCTGAAACAAATAAACATACACAGCAAGGCCTGCATTTTGCAACTTCGAAACAATGTCAGTTTGGCGAGTAGTGAACTGTTGTGTTACGGGATAAACAGACTGCCTATCGATGGCCACAGCATCAGAAAATTCCTTAATTTCAACAATTGAAGAAGCAACAGCATCACGAATTGATTCATCAATTTTGTAAACAAGCTTAAACTTGGTCTTCTGCCTGAACTCCACAAGAACAGAACTGTTTGTAGACAGGATCATAACTTCAAGAGCAGTCTGGTTGTTGTAACCCGCATCACTTAATGCAGAGATGACCATATCAATAACACTGAACCCTAATTGCTCAGCCATAAATGCTGCATACTGTAGTCATTAGAATCAAACAAATGTCAGATTAGACAAAAGTCTCAGAAAATAGAGATCGCTAAGACAGTATCGGAACTGGAAAAAGATCTTAGCAGAGCTGATTGGTGAAGCACTTGCACATCTAGTATTGACAGGTATAGACTACCATATAGTGTACAGTGTTATTTCTGTATAATTTATGAAGTTTTAAGACCATAAAATTCAAAATTTCAACTAATATATTTGGGTGCATGTCAAGATCCATTCCAGACAATTTATTCTTCACGTTGGCTGAGAGTGTCCTGCAACAAATTTTCTATTATGATCATGCAGACCTATATAATCACACCTACAGCAACTACAACCATCAACTTAGAGAACTACTTGATAGATTTTTTTCCTCTGAAAACAGTTTAATCTAACAATTATATTGGCACACATGTTCCCTAGTTGTGCATTTAAGTATGACAAACCATAGCTGAAATGCCATAAATAGCCTTTACTGTAGAAGTTAAGATGTAAGCTTTACGACTCAATGAACTCACTCACTCTGGCATCTTGCATGCGCTTAAATGTTGTGTGCCACATATGGGCATATTAGGCAGATAGATGAATTGTATCAATCTCTCAGTTTAGATTTTGCAGATCTTACTGAGTGATGCTGCACAACTCGAGCATGAATGACCATGTGACCATGCTAATGCATCGCAGTCCCTGATGCAGAGATGGATGTGTACTTGTACCATGAATTCTGAACAACATTTCGTGGCTGACCAAAATTAAGTGGGACaacaacatttcatatgctagagTTCCCTGGAAAATGACTAGCATGATAGGTTCAGGCACAATTTTCTACTCTGCAAGCCCGTATTTGTTGCATGCTCAACACATGGTGTGAATCCTCAGAAATTacagattaagcaggaaaatgattTTCTAAGCTTTGAAAATTAAGCATTAATCTTATGCAGTTGAATGAAAAGGAGCTAATGGTGTGATTGCTTTTGTCAGAATAACTAGCTTGATAGTCCAAAGCAGTGATGGCTAACAAATAGATTTAGATTTTCACAACTTTGAAGGATTTAAAACTTATTCATACTTCTCACCTCTACGCTGATCAAGACTCCACTGAGAGGCTTGTCTTTAGCATAGGCTAGAAAGTCAGATAATCTCATAAAGCTTCCGGCATTTGCGTATCTTGGATTTCGCACCAGTTGATATTTGGATTCTGGGTTTGAAATAATGGCTGCCACGTGCAAGTAGAAAATCTGTTATTGTGTTTGGAAGAAAGGAGTGCAGAATTATCTACAAGAATTTTACTTGCTGTTCAGGAAAATTTTCAAGGTAAAATATATAAACAGCCACAAGAGAGATATTAGGAAGGAAACAAGAATACCATGGCATTTCATTTGGACCAACTCTACTATGCTAGCAACCGAAAACCACCCAGCTTTAAAGCATGTACCATTAAGAGCACATGAGTTGACAAACAGCCATGATGTATTCTGATTCAGAAGTTGTACATTAAGAAAGAAACTATCATAGCTCAAAAGCGACAAGCTAGATCTAGGATATTTAGCATTCATGCAGTATTTGGACTGCTAGAAACTCCAAAATCTTCAGGAACAAAATGCTTTTCTTGGAAGCATGATCaggaaaaatatatttctttacaAATCATGGTATCAGTAGCAGGttgagagaagaaagaaaaattgcACTATCTTTTTCCTGATGACACACCTGATAGTTTTCTGGTTCTGGAAGAGCCTTCATAAGATTAAGGGACATCTGAAGTTCAGGAAGTTGGCATGCTTTCGGCTTGCTTTTAAGTGGAAACTATTTTCTGTGGTTACAATGCCTATTTAGGGTGGGATCAGCATGATCTACCAACCTTATCCATTCCAGCTCTGTGATTTTGATTTCTgatttttctcaataaaaatgAAGTTATCCACcttttaaaaaaaaggaaaaagcaaGCAAATGCTGCAATGAAAATTATTCTGCTTTTTCTTAACAGCTTTTTGTTAGAATATTAGCAACGCTTAAGTATAATGAGTCATGCCAAATATGTCTGAAACAACAAAATTACAATCTTTTGACAGTGGATTCTAACCAATCAACCAGATATAAGAATGCTGACTGAATAATAACTTTAATTCATCACATAAAACTTCAATGCTCCTCTTCAAAGTTAAAAACTTGGAGCTTCATTAAGGAAAAAGTAAATTCAACAGAAACATGTTGTGTTGCACAATCTCAAGGATAATAGGATTGTTATCAACACACATGCTGAATAATTAAAGCCAAAATCACTTCAATTATCAATTATGCCATGTGATTATGATTCTACTAATGATACTTCAAGCAGCATTGCCAGGAATTAATGATAATAATGTTCTGAAGTATAAACAACTTCCAGAAACTAGAAAGTTTTCACAAATTTTCCTAGGGGAAATAAATGCCGAAACTAATTCTAAATGTGTTTTCGGAAGAATTTAACAAATGATGACATAAAATTATTCATGTCACTGAATCAGACACCTTGTAAACTTGCTAAGTTCTGGAGTTAAAATCAATGTGCTAATGGTAAATATATAAACTTACGCTTCAAATTCTTTTGAATCTCATCCCATGTAAGATTGAAGGTGAAAATTCCAGGAGTATTCTGAATCTCTGGAATACTGGATAAACGAGAAGCGAAGGGTGACTTAGTGACTGTAGTATCAACTATGAGGTCAATAGAGCTCATGCATATAGCAATTCCATCTTGTGTTACTTGAACAGGGCAGTCAATGAAATCTGCACCATCATCAACTGCTTTCTGGTAAGACAAATCAGTACAGTCTGGATAGTCTCCACTAGCCCCATTGTGTGAGATGATTAATGGCTTTCCTGAAAACATAAAGTAACTTAAAGAATCAGGACAAATACTTCCATCAAAATACTGGCAACCCAAAGAACAACCTGCAATAATGAGAAAAACAACTAGCAATTGAATCTAGTCAGCATACCATGATCGATGACACTTTTGTTTATATGAGAAAAACAACCTGCAATAATTGAAATATCCATCAATAAGatgtataataaaaatatctacaTTAGTAGTCAGATTGGCAGCAAAGTGGGCTATACAATGAAACAACCATGCCAGATTAAAGAGGAGACAGAAAGCTTTCTACAGATAGGCTAACATAAGCACTTTACATTAGTCAGTCAGAATCTAACTCACAAATTGTTTCATAATTGAGAACGAAAATACTTGATCACCAAAAAACTTCCAACAGAAACCAAAATTGTTCTCACCATGATATTACAGAATTTGGTAACTGTTATTGCGGTCTTTGAAGATAGCTTTCCTTCTCTTTGTTGAAGTCCATATAATTATTTTTGCTATTTAGTGTAAAGTAGCTAGTATTACAGCCTTAAAAAGAATATATGACTCTTTCTGCAATTGTAGAGCTTATCCAAATGACTTTAGGACAAACTGCTGAAACAAAGGAGTTACAGACATAGCTGCTATTGTGTAGGACCTtttaaacaaaagaagaaaaaaaactatCACAGTCCAAAAGTAATTAAAACCCCTGAATCAATTATCAGATAGTGTATCACCACCTGTGCATTATTAACGTTTAACATCGCCTAAAGAAAGGCACAATTATCTAGCTAAAAAATAAGGGCTTTTAAGGTAGAAAGCATGAACAATTTtctgttatattatttttttataaaaaagctAAAATTTATCACCGGAGATTGTATATTTATTTCTTCCAGCTGTTAATTTTATACAATTCATGATGACCATGTAGCTAGTTATATTTTTACTATACCATGGGACAGTTTCATTTGTTCTGAACTCAAAATATAAAGGTGAATTTTAGATTCAACAACACAGGCCAATATTTAACAGTCAGAGTTCAAGTTGCGGTATTGGTATGATACTGCAACTGATGATTCTTTCAAAAAGGAAGAGAGATACTGCAAAGTGATTACATAACCAAGGAACAACCTATATCAGCATGCAGTCTATATCAGTAATATGATCTGCAACATTATCAATGCCAAGAAGAAAGGTCTCAATAAGAATTTTATCAGAAGCAATCTGTGACAGTAATTTGTTTAATAAAACGATTAGTTACTGCGTGTGGAACATCCTATTGCAAATTATCAGCTTATTGTGGTACCTATGGAGATGATAAAGTAGGAATATTCCTGTAACAAATGCTGATGTTATCATGTCTAAACAAGGAAGAGTAGGTTACCTATTGCCTCTGATGGAGTTATAGGGAAATCAGTCACCACACCATCAACAGAGAATACACCATTGTCGACAAAAGAAAGGTATTCAGCTAACGGGTCATAGCTATAGTTGTAGCCGAAAGTGTTATCATTTGCAAAATCTGCTGcataaatttccaaccccaatttATGGGCATCCTTGACAATGGATGTATAGGGTAGTAGATAATTATCAGCTGTTACTGGCCAAATGTAACTTTTTGGAACAAGGATACCGGAGACAAATGTTTTGATATATGTAAGATTGTTCAGCAGAGAACCATATGTTTGACTTGTAGAAGGTTCAGCAATATCTTTGCCAAGAAAGCGAAACACGAGCTTTGTGTCACTGTTGCTAAAATCTGCAGCTATACTGCTAAGGAAAGCCAGTTCAGGAGAGGAAAGGTAGTTCACGGGGACACGTTTTGATACAGAAAGTACATATTCTGTCATGCTCAAGTTATGTTGACTGTAGAAAATATCATGCTGCAATCAAACGTGAAACGTTAGTTTGGAAGCAACCGAATCAAACTATGATAAATGAAGAATGCATGACGTGTTGCTGAAACCAATGTTCTACCTGTATATTTAACCAAAGACCAGGTGGCTCAAAATTTGTCACCACATCCTCAACAGCAAGTATGGCATAATTGTTAAAGTCAAATCTAAAGGTTCGAGAATAAATTGATTGTGTCACTGCAAAGAAGAAAAATGATGGTTAGAATGCGATCCGACATATAGATGTACTACAGAAATCAAAACT encodes the following:
- the LOC135588286 gene encoding glycerophosphodiester phosphodiesterase GDPDL3-like; protein product: MAMGRSSVGRVSSILVVAFLFLQQVTVIARNASAWLTLTGNAPAIVAKGGFSGLFPDSSHDAYSFALIASSPDTILWCDVRLTKDGLGICLPDIKLDNCTDISNIYPNGQNVYLVNGVNTTGWFSVDYSIQELSSVAVTQSIYSRTFRFDFNNYAILAVEDVVTNFEPPGLWLNIQHDIFYSQHNLSMTEYVLSVSKRVPVNYLSSPELAFLSSIAADFSNSDTKLVFRFLGKDIAEPSTSQTYGSLLNNLTYIKTFVSGILVPKSYIWPVTADNYLLPYTSIVKDAHKLGLEIYAADFANDNTFGYNYSYDPLAEYLSFVDNGVFSVDGVVTDFPITPSEAIGCFSHINKSVIDHGKPLIISHNGASGDYPDCTDLSYQKAVDDGADFIDCPVQVTQDGIAICMSSIDLIVDTTVTKSPFASRLSSIPEIQNTPGIFTFNLTWDEIQKNLKPIISNPESKYQLVRNPRYANAGSFMRLSDFLAYAKDKPLSGVLISVEYAAFMAEQLGFSVIDMVISALSDAGYNNQTALEVMILSTNSSVLVEFRQKTKFKLVYKIDESIRDAVASSIVEIKEFSDAVAIDRQSVYPVTQQFTTRQTDIVSKLQNAGLAVYVYLFQNEFVAQPWDFFSDATVEINTYVQGAGVDGIITDFPATASTYKRNSCRKMGKNAPSYMSPAQGGGLLQLISPQSLPPALSPMPVLDVSDVVEPPLPPVAPKLALNPAAADIAPSPSQLSGALRLVSSLFVSLALACVSLLLV